One Ricinus communis isolate WT05 ecotype wild-type chromosome 7, ASM1957865v1, whole genome shotgun sequence genomic region harbors:
- the LOC8269138 gene encoding nicotianamine aminotransferase 1 yields the protein MENARKQWSFRGNEKLNTDRIATIRGTLDLLTENINKEDKRPIIPFSHGDPAAFPSFRTSLKAESAVVDALQSAQFNTYSSCIGILPARRAVAEYLSLDLPYKLSPDDVYITVGSAQAMEVIVAVLASPGANVLLPRPGFPNYEARCLFSQLDFRHYDLLPDKGWEVDLDSLEALADENTAAIVIINPGNPCGNVFSFEHLKKIAETAQKLGILVITDEVYEHLTFGDNPFIPMASFGSIVPVITLGSLSKKWAVPGWRVGWLATCDPTGTLQKSGIMEHIKACLEIDSDPATFIQAALPQILQETEGGFFLKYVNLLKQGSDILYDRIKEIPCITCPRKPEGSFFAMVQLDVSLLEGINDDTEFCFELAKEESVIILPGVMVGLKNWVRLCFALELSILEDALARINSFCQRHAEQH from the exons atggagaacGCAAGGAAGCAGTGGAGTTTTAGAGGAAATGAGAAGCTGAATACAGATAGAATAGCAACTATTAGAGGCACACTGGACTTGCTAACGGagaatattaataaagaagataaaaggcCAATAATTCCATTTAGCCATGGTGATCCTGCTGCCTTTCCGTCGTTTAGGACCAGTCTTAAAGCTGAAAGTGCTGTGGTTGATGCCCTTCAATCTGCCCAGTTCAATACTTATTCTTCTTGTATCGGTATTCTTCCTGCAAGAAG GGCAGTTGCTGAATATCTTTCCCTAGACCTTCCCTACAAGTTATCACCTGATGATGTTTATATTACTGTGGGAAGTGCGCAAGCAATGGAAGTGATAGTGGCAGTTCTTGCAAGTCCTGGTGCAAACGTTTTGCTTCCAAGACCAGGTTTCCCAAACTATGAAGCTCGCTGCTTATTTAGCCAACTTGACTTTCGCCATTACGATCTTCTTCCTGACAAGGGTTGGGAGGTGGATCTCGATTCTCTCGAAGCCCTTGCTGATGAAAATACTGCTGCTATAGTTATCATTAATCCAGGAAATCCATGTGGGAATGTTTTCTCGTTTGAGCATTTGAAGAAg ATAGCAGAGACTGCACAAAAGCTTGGAATTTTGGTGATTACTGATGAAGTTTACGAGCATCTCACTTTTGGGGACAATCCATTCATTCCAATGGCTTCTTTTGGATCGATTGTCCCTGTTATCACTCTGGGTTCTTTATCTAAGAAATGGGCTGTTCCTGGCTGGCGAGTTGGTTGGCTAGCAACATGTGATCCCACTGGCACTCTACAAAAATCTGGG ATAATGGAGCATATAAAGGCATGTCTCGAAATTGACTCGGATCCTGCGACCTTCATTCAG GCAGCACTTCCTCAGATTCTTCAGGAAACAGAAGGAGGTTTCTTCTtgaaatatgtaaatttactTAAGCAAGGTTCAGACATTCTTTACGacagaataaaagaaattcctTGCATTACTTGCCCAAGAAAACCTGAAGGATCTTTTTTTGCAATG GTTCAGTTGGACGTGTCACTACTGGAAGGCATAAATGATGACACAGAGTTCTGCTTCGAGCTAGCAAAGGAGGAATCTGTAATTATTCTACCTG GAGTTATGGTTGGACTGAAAAATTGGGTTCGGTTATGTTTTGCCCTTGAACTATCAATTCTTGAAGATGCTCTTGCAAGGATTAATTCTTTTTGCCAGAGGCATGCCGAGCAACATTAA